A genomic stretch from Rhodoligotrophos appendicifer includes:
- a CDS encoding neuraminidase-like domain-containing protein, whose protein sequence is MIRQLTSGPLSLGMGGDAVAQLHRAASALGRTIPGDERSAHIMGAGTVAVIRALQTDLGLPSSGIVDDATVRAINSKLSTWALDKRVVLGTVRDANDKPFTKGFVELYAQISGREQAVGKSPLNDRDGTYQITYQPPTAVTGRVDLRVAVLGESGLLETIPSGANILSDARAREVVDFILSGAKNRALTEFELMQEELAPLLEGRAPGDLTEDATDRGVSLLATRSGYSSDQVAAFVLAHKLKDMNAPPAVVYGLLTQGLPPNTQAMQSMHPELRLGALRAAVAEGTIPETIDGRKTEEYLSGFAPVPTSQLSALLGRSLSHDEIGNFANQYLESPDPSEFWKRIESDPAWASRAADLKLTVQLGALTNNHVPLVAALRAVPGLTEAADLARLTAEDWQALIRTQGVGVPAEMPGADPDDKVTLYANQILAQVEAAFPTRFLAERLGSSPVAAFLKAQPAYDLRTTYPAAFFKDTPASGPTLAPSDRQQLQTLQRLYRLTGSTSETLELSRSGLKSAESIARIDRQVFARQHKDTLSAERAAVIHHRAVRVAALALALAGENGAQLNRTGMRALPRPDLETQAQIAVNSIPDWETLFGAFDLCACQDCASVHGPAAYFVDVLKFLGDRGVRDALFARRPDLGDIELTCENANTAMPLIDLVNEVLEDAVAPPPPFAPQTLDPSLEAELTDGVGSPALAAAFTPPLTHGVRVETLHPGRHWRVWGDSFAYGISKDNSALTVTARSRQTTGTAAERLATHAFRNSAAYSELAGAVYPWTLPFDLHSEEANLFLSHLGVTRSDLIQAMSPLADPPNSSSSLNASIARLGLTETERKIIVDEPLMPPRTPEEFWGQASLSDLTTVQPFLDRSGLTYADLVGMLSTWFVNPDRSVKIAAKPDAPTDTCDTSKLQLTGLSEAVLGRIHRFTRLWRRLGWDMLELDRVLEAFSRDLLSPAIDNEALIRLDHFRSLATRLRLRPSQALALWQPIGTEEPRSLYRDLFYNPSVFKPQHEDFLLDAEGLDLVHTDAALGDHAAALQAVFRLNSEGFALLAANTDGKLSLANLSAIYRHAVLARQVSLSIPDLLIALDLTNLDPFDSEHSEQALQFLDAVKAVGGSGLGWAELDDLLRHRANPAAAFIPQDEDLVRQLDELRTSLLAIEAPSEEERLRRRQGALVESISAFIGLDPVIASVLLEQTVHGVDTAVQVLLALPEITGVLSRAAAGRQVDVLEQVLKTAKLIQTFNSPPGAIQWLFRESPFLISAEHPAPGPIPYEAWSSLFHLQQVRQTAALEDAALTAILQSLDAIAAAADLPAQIASKTVFVETLVTWLSWSKSDIETLIGPSGDIADQGVLGARLPQDFRIGLVGRLVRAMMVLKQLGVPAERALQWCTPSIGEAEAKAIREAAKAGHDEESWQRRAVSIQNTLRDGQRGALVDYLLARPSTWSPGLEKASASELLAHFLIDVEMSSCQVSSRLKQAIGSAQLFAQRALMGLEPGVETADPKWSQWSWMKNFRVWEANRKIWLYPENWIEPALRDDKSPFFKELEDELLQTDVTDFTAEQALLHYLQKLDEVARLEITGVYEDPERKTLHVFGRTFNTPHGHFYRHRDAATLSWSPWQRVDLDIEGNHLIPVVLNAKLMLIWPIFNEKVAEKQVVMPAPGGKLEAGDRYWEIQLAWSDYQNGTWAGKNLSGPVTFTAYLGEDDVLFGPRVAGLQDVVAMARRMDDDGPVIIDDDPPDVDPVTPPPPPRPTSSNGPRRLVPKELISFKGLVTGDMLVVRGYLRRDYRRTPASGDAQIAYPFGEFRFTGCRKIVTTAPNPHIARRNFALAPKGTKFDHMAFTQTAPGLVLYDGTFPVFPSHILPEFQSNSNEPAPAGTDPSGTLVNKRDIPVLNATPWTFRVLAPHQDLWFVGDRPFFFGDTRRTFLATSTGRTSKRNPMAEWAGADLAVAWRGDYFSRQPLPDNDLDRPGSASDTLAPLVALVPGPGGRRVAMRMPAVDLTPAFLAQTLLPTFWTSRTYRFANFHHPYLCDFVKTLASQSLPGLLSLETQTASDPASFDAYQPQGRVLQDHPIDEVEFQSGRAYELYNWELFFHIPMLIADHLGANQRFEDALRWLQFIFDPTAASDGAVPQRYWRTKPFHDRLSGDYAAEAIKSLEHLIASGPSEALASAVAVWRSTPFSPHAVARLRTTAYQKTVVMKYIDTLIAWGDQLFRRDTLEAINEATQLYVLAADILGRRPEIIDRALRPAVETFNSLEPKLGSLGNALEEIELLIADPGEDSAPSSSAPDPDLPSATILYFCVPENQKLVGYWGTVADRLFKIRHCMNIEGQVRQLPLFEPPIDPALLVRAQAAGMSLSDSLGDLAMPLPAYRFSVMFQKASELVGELRHLADGLLSVMEKRDAEALSTLRASQELRVLKAVRDIHVSQIEEAAASIAALEQSRQSALARKDFYESREFTSALEKAALGLTAASQVPLGAKAAAEAMSIVVHLLPDVKAGAPTTVGFEFGGKNKGASGGAFADLKQTLAMLLNIAASATSRMAEYDRRQDEWDLQARLASLDAAQIDRQLTAAQVRLAIAERELRNHDRQIEDAADVSRHFHDKFSSQDLYQWMIGQVSGLYFQIYRLTFDMAKRAERCFQHELGLAYGSTAFIRFGYWDSLKKGLMAGDHLAFDLKRLDGAYLEGNIREYELTKHVSLLALAPEQLIALKETGLCEFEIPEWLFDLDTPGHFRRRIKMVSLTIPSVTGPYTTIHCKATLLNSAYRQSTDVAGGYARLSIDDPAGPDPRFIDDLKIQEAIVTSTGQNDAGLFEPSLRDERYLPFEGAGAISRWRLELPTHYKTFNYHTISDVILHMSYTARDGGQQLVGAAAGAVAQFLGDATAAPLFRLFSLRHEFSSEWHRFATSPSPGTHVLTVDLAGSRFPYFVQGRSITISKAETIASSRSTTPVPIAIAPGESPPDLTQLSWTGSDGSPGLWSIATESDPRTIENIFVVVTYSAA, encoded by the coding sequence CTTCACGAAAGGGTTCGTCGAACTCTACGCCCAGATCTCGGGCCGCGAACAGGCGGTCGGCAAGTCGCCTCTTAACGACAGGGACGGCACCTACCAGATCACCTACCAACCGCCCACCGCCGTAACTGGGCGCGTCGATCTCCGCGTGGCGGTCCTTGGTGAGTCGGGTCTTCTGGAAACCATCCCGAGCGGGGCAAACATCCTCAGCGACGCCCGCGCCCGAGAGGTTGTAGATTTCATCCTCAGCGGTGCAAAGAATCGCGCCCTCACCGAGTTCGAACTGATGCAGGAGGAGCTTGCGCCCCTCTTGGAGGGCCGCGCTCCTGGAGACTTGACCGAAGATGCCACCGACCGCGGCGTGAGCCTGCTCGCGACCCGCAGCGGCTACTCCTCCGATCAGGTCGCTGCTTTCGTATTGGCCCACAAACTCAAGGACATGAATGCGCCGCCGGCCGTGGTCTATGGGCTTCTGACTCAAGGTCTGCCCCCCAATACGCAGGCGATGCAGTCCATGCATCCGGAATTGCGCCTCGGCGCCCTGCGGGCTGCGGTCGCCGAGGGAACCATCCCCGAGACGATCGATGGCCGGAAGACGGAGGAGTATCTCTCCGGCTTCGCTCCCGTCCCGACCAGCCAGTTATCGGCATTGCTGGGCCGCTCGCTCAGCCACGACGAGATCGGTAACTTCGCAAACCAGTATCTGGAGAGCCCGGATCCGTCGGAATTCTGGAAGCGGATCGAGAGCGATCCGGCATGGGCAAGCCGCGCCGCGGACCTGAAGCTGACGGTCCAGCTCGGTGCCCTCACCAACAATCACGTCCCGCTCGTTGCCGCACTCCGGGCAGTGCCGGGGCTGACCGAAGCTGCCGACCTCGCCCGGCTGACGGCCGAGGACTGGCAGGCCTTGATCCGCACTCAGGGTGTCGGTGTCCCAGCAGAGATGCCTGGAGCCGATCCCGACGACAAGGTAACCCTCTATGCGAACCAGATCCTCGCCCAGGTCGAAGCCGCCTTTCCGACGCGCTTTCTGGCGGAGCGGTTGGGGTCGTCTCCCGTCGCAGCCTTCCTAAAGGCCCAGCCGGCCTATGATCTGAGGACGACCTATCCCGCAGCCTTCTTTAAGGACACCCCTGCATCGGGTCCGACATTGGCGCCATCCGACCGGCAGCAACTGCAAACCTTGCAGCGACTCTATCGTCTGACCGGCAGCACTTCGGAGACTTTGGAGCTTTCCCGCAGCGGGCTCAAATCCGCTGAGAGCATCGCGCGGATCGATCGCCAGGTCTTCGCCCGGCAGCACAAGGACACTCTCTCCGCCGAACGCGCTGCGGTGATCCATCACCGGGCAGTGCGCGTTGCCGCCTTGGCGCTCGCACTCGCGGGCGAGAACGGCGCCCAGCTGAACCGAACCGGTATGCGTGCCCTGCCCCGCCCCGACCTCGAAACCCAGGCGCAGATTGCGGTCAACTCGATCCCCGATTGGGAGACCCTCTTCGGTGCATTCGATCTTTGCGCCTGCCAGGACTGCGCCTCCGTGCACGGACCCGCAGCCTATTTCGTCGATGTTCTCAAGTTCTTGGGCGACCGTGGTGTGAGAGATGCGCTGTTCGCGCGGCGTCCGGACTTGGGCGACATCGAGCTCACCTGCGAGAATGCGAACACGGCGATGCCGCTGATCGATCTCGTGAACGAGGTGCTGGAGGATGCCGTCGCCCCGCCGCCACCCTTTGCGCCCCAGACGTTGGATCCATCCCTCGAAGCCGAACTTACCGACGGCGTCGGGTCCCCTGCCCTGGCCGCTGCCTTCACGCCGCCACTGACACATGGGGTCCGTGTTGAGACACTTCATCCTGGCCGCCATTGGCGTGTCTGGGGCGACAGCTTTGCTTACGGGATTTCCAAGGACAATTCGGCCCTGACCGTGACAGCGCGCAGCAGGCAGACGACGGGCACGGCGGCGGAGCGGTTGGCCACCCATGCCTTCCGCAACAGCGCGGCCTACTCCGAACTCGCTGGCGCCGTCTATCCCTGGACGTTGCCTTTTGATCTTCACAGCGAAGAGGCGAATCTTTTCCTGTCGCATCTCGGAGTCACGAGGTCCGACCTGATCCAAGCCATGTCACCTCTGGCCGACCCCCCGAATTCATCCTCCAGCCTCAACGCCTCCATTGCCCGACTTGGCCTCACCGAGACCGAGCGTAAGATCATCGTCGATGAACCGCTCATGCCTCCGAGGACCCCGGAGGAGTTCTGGGGTCAGGCATCCCTGTCCGACCTCACCACGGTGCAACCCTTCCTCGATCGGTCCGGTTTGACCTATGCAGATTTGGTCGGAATGCTCAGCACTTGGTTCGTCAACCCGGATCGATCCGTCAAGATCGCTGCCAAGCCGGACGCACCGACCGACACCTGCGACACCTCAAAGCTCCAGCTCACCGGTTTGAGCGAGGCCGTCCTTGGCCGCATCCACCGATTCACGCGACTGTGGCGCCGGCTCGGCTGGGACATGCTCGAGCTCGACCGCGTGCTCGAGGCATTCTCCCGGGATCTGCTCTCTCCGGCGATCGACAACGAAGCGCTCATCCGGCTCGATCATTTCCGCTCCCTCGCCACGCGCCTGCGTCTGCGCCCGTCGCAAGCCCTCGCCTTATGGCAGCCGATCGGCACGGAAGAGCCCCGCTCGCTTTACCGAGACCTCTTCTACAATCCTTCCGTCTTCAAGCCTCAACATGAGGATTTCCTCCTCGATGCCGAAGGGCTTGATCTCGTCCACACGGATGCAGCCCTTGGCGATCACGCAGCCGCGCTGCAGGCGGTGTTCCGCCTGAATTCAGAGGGCTTTGCCCTGCTTGCCGCGAACACCGACGGCAAGCTCAGCCTGGCCAACCTATCCGCGATCTACCGTCACGCCGTTCTGGCACGGCAGGTGTCGCTTTCGATCCCAGACCTGCTCATCGCTCTCGATCTGACCAACCTCGATCCTTTCGACTCGGAACATTCCGAGCAGGCGCTTCAATTCCTGGATGCGGTCAAGGCAGTCGGTGGCTCAGGCCTGGGATGGGCTGAGCTTGATGATCTGCTGCGGCATCGGGCAAACCCAGCGGCCGCCTTCATTCCGCAGGATGAAGATCTGGTCCGGCAACTTGATGAACTGCGCACAAGCCTCCTCGCAATCGAGGCCCCGTCGGAGGAGGAACGTCTGCGTCGCCGTCAGGGCGCCCTCGTCGAGAGCATCTCCGCATTCATTGGGCTCGATCCCGTCATTGCCAGCGTCCTGCTGGAGCAAACCGTGCACGGTGTCGACACTGCTGTGCAGGTGCTCCTGGCTTTGCCTGAGATTACGGGTGTCCTCTCGCGTGCCGCAGCGGGTCGGCAGGTCGATGTCCTGGAGCAGGTGCTCAAGACTGCAAAGCTGATCCAAACCTTCAACAGTCCACCGGGCGCCATCCAGTGGCTGTTCCGGGAAAGTCCCTTCCTGATCTCGGCAGAACATCCAGCGCCAGGCCCGATCCCTTACGAGGCATGGTCCTCGCTGTTTCATCTTCAGCAGGTCCGACAGACCGCGGCGCTGGAGGACGCCGCGCTCACCGCGATCCTCCAAAGCCTGGATGCCATCGCGGCGGCTGCTGATCTGCCCGCACAGATCGCCTCCAAGACCGTTTTCGTCGAAACCCTTGTGACGTGGCTGTCCTGGTCCAAGTCCGATATCGAGACCTTGATCGGACCCTCGGGCGACATCGCCGATCAGGGCGTTCTCGGTGCGCGCCTTCCGCAGGACTTTCGCATCGGCCTCGTGGGACGCCTCGTCCGCGCGATGATGGTGCTCAAGCAGCTGGGAGTCCCGGCGGAACGGGCGCTTCAGTGGTGCACGCCCTCGATCGGCGAGGCCGAGGCCAAGGCGATCAGGGAGGCCGCCAAAGCCGGCCATGACGAGGAGAGCTGGCAGCGGCGTGCAGTGTCCATCCAAAATACCCTGCGCGACGGGCAGCGTGGCGCTTTGGTGGACTATCTCCTCGCCCGCCCCTCCACATGGTCCCCCGGCTTGGAAAAGGCCTCCGCGAGTGAACTCCTGGCCCATTTCCTCATCGATGTCGAAATGAGCTCCTGCCAAGTCAGCTCACGGCTAAAGCAGGCCATTGGTTCGGCGCAGCTTTTTGCCCAGCGGGCGCTCATGGGACTCGAGCCGGGCGTCGAGACGGCCGATCCGAAATGGTCGCAATGGAGCTGGATGAAGAATTTCCGGGTCTGGGAAGCCAACCGAAAGATCTGGCTCTATCCGGAAAACTGGATCGAACCCGCACTGCGCGACGACAAAAGCCCGTTCTTCAAGGAACTCGAAGACGAGTTGCTGCAAACAGACGTGACGGACTTCACCGCTGAGCAAGCCCTCCTCCACTATCTTCAGAAGCTCGACGAAGTCGCGCGCCTGGAGATCACCGGCGTCTACGAGGATCCGGAGCGCAAGACCCTTCATGTCTTCGGCAGAACCTTCAACACCCCTCATGGCCATTTCTACCGGCACCGGGATGCCGCGACATTGTCATGGTCGCCTTGGCAGAGGGTCGATCTCGACATCGAAGGCAACCATCTCATTCCGGTCGTGCTGAATGCGAAACTGATGCTGATCTGGCCGATCTTCAACGAGAAGGTCGCCGAGAAGCAGGTCGTCATGCCAGCCCCTGGCGGCAAGCTCGAGGCGGGCGACCGCTATTGGGAGATCCAGCTCGCATGGAGCGACTATCAGAACGGCACTTGGGCGGGCAAGAACCTCTCCGGGCCGGTCACCTTCACCGCCTATCTGGGGGAGGATGACGTGCTTTTCGGCCCCCGGGTCGCCGGCTTGCAGGACGTTGTTGCCATGGCCCGCAGAATGGACGACGACGGCCCCGTCATCATTGACGACGATCCGCCCGACGTCGACCCGGTCACGCCGCCCCCGCCTCCCCGCCCCACATCGAGCAATGGACCCAGGCGGCTCGTTCCCAAGGAACTCATCTCGTTCAAGGGTCTCGTCACCGGCGACATGCTCGTGGTTCGCGGATATTTGCGGCGAGACTATCGCCGCACTCCAGCCAGTGGGGATGCCCAGATCGCCTATCCCTTCGGCGAGTTCCGCTTCACCGGATGCCGCAAGATCGTGACCACGGCTCCGAATCCGCACATTGCCCGGCGCAATTTTGCCTTGGCGCCCAAAGGCACCAAATTCGATCATATGGCATTTACACAGACAGCGCCGGGCCTGGTACTTTACGATGGGACATTCCCGGTTTTTCCGTCGCACATCCTGCCGGAATTCCAAAGCAACTCCAACGAGCCGGCACCCGCGGGCACCGATCCGTCCGGCACCCTCGTGAACAAGCGAGACATTCCGGTTCTGAATGCAACGCCCTGGACGTTCAGGGTTTTGGCGCCACACCAGGATCTATGGTTCGTCGGCGACCGTCCCTTCTTCTTCGGCGATACGCGTCGCACCTTCCTTGCCACATCGACAGGGCGAACAAGCAAAAGAAACCCCATGGCCGAATGGGCCGGTGCCGACTTGGCGGTGGCCTGGCGCGGCGACTATTTCAGTCGGCAGCCCTTGCCTGACAACGACCTTGACCGGCCGGGCTCGGCCAGCGACACCCTGGCCCCTCTTGTCGCTCTCGTGCCTGGGCCCGGAGGCCGTCGGGTCGCCATGCGAATGCCCGCGGTCGATCTTACCCCTGCTTTCTTGGCCCAGACCCTGCTCCCGACATTCTGGACCAGCAGAACCTATCGCTTCGCAAACTTCCACCATCCCTATCTCTGCGATTTCGTGAAGACATTGGCCAGCCAGAGCCTCCCCGGCCTCCTATCGCTGGAGACTCAAACCGCCTCGGATCCGGCGTCGTTTGACGCCTATCAGCCGCAGGGCCGCGTGCTTCAGGACCATCCCATCGACGAGGTCGAGTTCCAGTCCGGCAGGGCTTATGAGCTCTACAATTGGGAGCTGTTCTTCCACATCCCGATGCTGATTGCCGATCACCTCGGGGCCAATCAGCGCTTCGAGGACGCCCTCCGCTGGCTTCAGTTCATCTTCGATCCGACGGCGGCCTCCGACGGTGCGGTCCCGCAGCGCTATTGGCGCACCAAGCCGTTTCACGACCGGCTGAGCGGTGACTACGCAGCCGAGGCGATCAAGTCGCTCGAACATTTGATCGCCTCCGGACCTTCCGAGGCTTTGGCCTCGGCCGTCGCGGTTTGGCGCAGCACGCCCTTCAGCCCTCACGCCGTCGCCAGGCTCCGCACCACCGCCTATCAGAAGACGGTGGTGATGAAGTATATCGACACTCTGATCGCCTGGGGGGATCAGTTGTTCAGGCGCGACACGCTGGAGGCCATCAACGAGGCCACTCAGCTCTATGTCCTTGCCGCCGATATCCTTGGCCGCCGACCCGAGATCATCGACCGGGCTCTCAGGCCCGCCGTCGAGACGTTTAACAGTCTGGAGCCAAAGCTCGGATCGCTCGGCAACGCGTTGGAAGAGATCGAGCTGCTGATCGCCGACCCCGGCGAAGACAGCGCCCCCTCGTCCTCTGCGCCGGACCCGGACCTTCCATCGGCCACGATCCTCTATTTCTGCGTGCCCGAAAACCAGAAGCTCGTCGGTTACTGGGGCACGGTCGCCGACCGGCTGTTCAAGATTCGCCACTGCATGAACATCGAGGGCCAGGTTCGGCAGCTGCCGCTGTTCGAGCCGCCGATCGACCCGGCTTTGCTCGTGCGGGCTCAGGCTGCCGGAATGAGCCTCTCCGACAGCCTGGGTGACCTGGCGATGCCGCTTCCGGCATACCGCTTTTCCGTGATGTTCCAGAAGGCGAGCGAGCTCGTCGGCGAACTTCGGCATCTGGCCGACGGCTTGCTTTCCGTGATGGAGAAACGCGACGCCGAAGCTCTCTCGACCCTCCGCGCCAGCCAGGAGCTCCGGGTCCTCAAAGCCGTCCGCGACATCCATGTGAGCCAGATCGAGGAAGCGGCCGCCAGTATCGCTGCATTGGAGCAGAGCCGACAATCGGCTCTCGCTCGCAAAGACTTCTATGAAAGCCGCGAGTTTACAAGCGCACTGGAGAAGGCAGCCCTGGGTCTCACTGCCGCCTCACAGGTCCCGTTGGGGGCGAAGGCTGCGGCCGAGGCCATGTCCATCGTCGTGCACCTCCTGCCGGACGTGAAGGCGGGCGCACCGACGACCGTCGGGTTCGAATTCGGCGGCAAGAACAAGGGCGCAAGCGGCGGCGCCTTTGCCGATCTCAAACAAACTCTGGCAATGCTGCTGAACATCGCGGCGTCCGCCACGAGCCGCATGGCGGAATATGACCGCCGTCAGGACGAATGGGATCTCCAGGCCCGGCTTGCCTCCCTGGACGCAGCCCAGATCGACAGGCAGTTGACCGCAGCCCAGGTCCGTCTCGCGATCGCCGAGCGCGAGCTGCGCAATCACGACCGCCAGATCGAGGATGCCGCCGATGTCAGCCGTCACTTCCATGACAAGTTCTCGTCCCAGGACCTCTATCAGTGGATGATCGGCCAAGTGTCGGGACTTTACTTTCAGATCTATCGCCTGACTTTCGACATGGCCAAGCGCGCCGAGCGTTGCTTCCAACACGAGCTGGGCCTCGCCTACGGTTCTACCGCATTCATTCGCTTCGGATATTGGGACAGCCTCAAGAAGGGGCTCATGGCGGGGGATCACCTTGCGTTCGATCTCAAGCGGCTTGATGGGGCCTATCTCGAAGGCAATATCCGGGAGTACGAGCTCACCAAGCATGTGTCGCTGCTGGCGCTCGCGCCGGAGCAACTGATCGCCCTGAAGGAGACCGGCCTCTGCGAATTCGAAATTCCGGAGTGGCTGTTCGACCTCGATACCCCCGGCCATTTTCGCCGGCGCATCAAGATGGTGAGCCTGACCATTCCGTCGGTCACGGGTCCCTACACGACCATCCACTGCAAGGCGACGCTCTTGAACAGCGCCTACAGACAGAGCACGGATGTCGCTGGCGGTTATGCGCGGCTGTCGATCGACGATCCCGCGGGACCGGACCCGCGCTTCATCGACGACCTCAAAATCCAGGAGGCGATCGTGACCAGTACCGGCCAGAACGATGCCGGATTGTTCGAGCCCTCATTGCGGGACGAGCGCTACCTTCCCTTCGAAGGCGCCGGCGCGATCAGCCGATGGCGGCTGGAGCTCCCGACCCATTACAAGACCTTCAACTATCATACGATCTCCGACGTCATCCTGCATATGAGCTACACGGCACGTGACGGGGGCCAGCAGCTGGTCGGAGCCGCTGCCGGTGCGGTGGCCCAATTCCTCGGGGACGCAACGGCCGCACCGCTGTTCAGGCTGTTCAGCCTGCGCCATGAGTTCTCTTCCGAATGGCATCGCTTCGCCACGTCTCCCTCACCGGGCACCCATGTCCTTACCGTGGATTTGGCGGGCTCGCGCTTCCCCTATTTCGTTCAGGGCCGATCGATCACCATCAGCAAGGCGGAGACGATCGCCAGCTCCCGGTCGACCACTCCGGTTCCTATCGCGATCGCGCCCGGCGAGAGTCCCCCTGACCTCACCCAGCTCTCCTGGACCGGCAGCGACGGCAGTCCAGGTCTCTGGTCCATTGCCACGGAGAGTGATCCGCGAACGATTGAGAACATCTTTGTCGTCGTTACCTACAGCGCGGCTTGA